The nucleotide sequence CTCAACATCTGGACTTTTTTATGTATTTAAACGTAAATAATAAATATTTCATCGGTTTTACTATCTTGTATTACATAGTAGTGTAACAATTCTAGAAATGCCTCGTCTATATAGTATAACCTTTAAAACTTTATATTATGATAGCTTCAAACACCTTCAACGAGACGAGAGAATTGATCAACAAAAGATTCAGACCTGAAAAATCATTATCAGAATCTTGGAACACTAAAAGAAGATACAGATTAGCATAATGCGATTCCTGCATCACAACAGCAGACCTCTTCTACTCTATCTCAAAAATTCCCTAAACCTTTAACGGCTTAGGGAATTTTTTTATGATTGCCACCATAGCTCTATAGATTGGATTATTTTTATAAAAACAAATGCTATGAGAATTCTGCTTGCCTTAAGTGCTTTACTAATACTATCCACATCTTGTAAAAAGGCATTTTCTGAGACCAAAGATGCTGATTCCTTAGCAGCTTCTTCTTTAGAAGCGCCTTATGTAACCAATGACAGTGTCAATCAAAAAGTGCCTAAAGTAGATGGTATTCCATTGATTGAAGATCAAAAAAACTATACGCTAACGCCTGTTGTAGAAGGGCTCAACAATCCATGGGGCATGGATTGGTTGCCTAACGGTGATTTGGTCTATACAGAAAAGGAGGGCAAAATGTTTCGTTTTGATGGGACTACTTCTATTGAAATCCAAAACGTTCCCGAAGTTTATATACGTGGACAAGGTGGATTGCTGGATGTAATGGTTCATCCAGATTTTGATGTTAACAATATCATTTTTATATCCTATGCCAGTTCCATCGGTGATGAAGATGGCGGAAACACCGCTATCGCCAGTGCCGTTCTAAACAACGACAAATTGACGAATCTCAAGGTACTGTACAAAGCAGTTCCTAATACTAAAAAAGGACAGCATTTTGGCAGCAGGTTTGCTTGGGGCAACGATAATAAATTATACTTCTCCATAGGCGAGCGTGGCGAGCGCGACGTGAATCCGCAAGATATTACTCGTGATGGCGGTAAGATTTATAGAATTAATGATGACGGCAGCATTCCAGAAGACAATCCATTTGTGGGAATCACAGATGCCAAAACCGCCGCCTACACGTACGGTAACAGAAACCCGCAAGGTTTATTGAAACATCCTGTTACCGGTGAGATTATTGCTCACGAACATGGTCCTCGCGGCGGTGATGAAATCAACATCATAAAAGCTGGTGTGAACTACGGCTGGCCGGTCATAAGCTACGGCATCAACTATAGTGGTAGCAAATTCACTGAGATTACCGAGAAAGAAGGTATGGCACAGCCTATTTATTACTGGGTTCCCAGCATTGCACCTAGCGGCTTTGCTGTTATAAATGATGCTTCCTATGAAGACTGGAATGGTAATTTTCTAGTGGGTAGTTTAAAATTTCAGTACCTAGAAATGCTCTATATGGATGGTCATCAAGTGACCAAACGTGAAAAACTGGTAGACGGTTTAGGCCGTTTACGTAATGTCAAAATAGGTCCCGACAATCAAATTTATATAGGAGTTGAGGGCAAAGGCATCTATAAGATTAGCCGATAAATAGTCTCATAAAAAGGCAAAACAAATTTTAGAAAGATTGAAATCATGAACAAAATACTGAGCATTATTATCCTCTCGCTGCTTTTTACCAGTTGTGGGAATGAAGCCAAAAAAGAAACTACAGCTGCAACAACTGTAACAAAAGCAGAGCCTCTCGACCCATTAGAGGAAAGTGTGAAACGCGGCAGGGAAATCTATTCCGAATTATGTGTGACCTGCCACTTGCCCAACGGTAAAGGAGTTCCTGGTGCGTTCCCACCATTAAACCCTTCTGACTGGCTCACTAAAAAACGAACCGAAAGTATACATGCTGTAAAATATGGCTTGAAAGGTGAGATTGTTGTCAACGGTGATCCATATAACAGTGTGATGCTACCGTTGGGATTGGACGATCAAGAAGTGGCAGATGTAATGAATTATACCATCCAGACCTGGAACAAAGGCGATATGGTAACTATGGAAGAAGTGGCTGCGGTAGAAAAGGAATAAACCCTTATAAATTATTTGAAATTAAAAATCCCCAATCGGCAACCGATTGGGGATTTTCTTGAAAGCAATAATAAAATTTCCTAGTTGTAAACGGATTGCTTACCGTGGTGCACACACAACATGTAATACACTACAGCACGGTACTTAGAGCGGTTACTCTTTCCGTATTTCTCGATGACGGCTTCAACAGATGCCATTAGATTATCTCCAGAAAGACCTAATTTCTTTTGAAGATAGTTGGCCACCACGCGTTCCATCTCAGATTTCTCTGCGCTTACTGTTTCTGCATCGCGATTGTAGATCGATGGGCCTAAACCTTTGGTTACTTTTTTAAGCAATTCTTCATCAAGGCTACCTCCTACATGTTCTTTGTAGGATGCCACGTATTTTTCAAGCTTTTCATCAAATTTACTCATCGTGTATTTTTTGGTAATTAGTTATCTGTTAAAGCTAAAGAAAAAAAAAGATTAACAAAAGTTTTACCTCAAAAATTTGAAGTAGTCCAATAATATCTTATCGTTGATTTCGCGCGGTGTCTGTATCTCCAACAATTGTGGTGCAGTATTCGTATGGATGAATTGTTGGTACGCTTTCGCGAAAGCGAACTCATCATCAATCTTTGTATAACCAAACCCATGCATGGCACACAAGTTACTGGCGTCTAAATGGTGTGTGGTCTCAAAATAGGTGGAGAAATAATCTTCCTGCTTCTCACCTGGCAAGATTCTAAAGATGCCACCACCGCTATTGTTGATCAGTATGATCTTAAAGTCCTTGGGAGTGTAATTGTTCCAAAGGCCATTGGAATCGTAGAAAAAACTAAGATCGCCAGTAATTAAAAACGTGGGCATTCCAGAACCTACCGCGGCACCTATGGCGGTGCTGGTGCAGCCGTCAATACCACTGGTGCCACGATTTGAAAAAATACGGTGTGTAGCGTTCATCTTGAATAACTGCGCATACCTAATGGTACTACTGTTGCCTAATTGCAAAACGATGTCATCTGGAAGGTGTTCAAATAACAATTCAAAAACCTTCATATCGCTCCATCCTATTTTGTCAAAATAGGCAGGACGCTTTGAAAGGTAATCCTTGAAATGATTGAGCCATTGTTCTTGATAATTGCTGGGTTGTGTTTGCGCTGGTAGCGACTGTAACCATTTTCTAGGCGCGATCTTGATATGCGCGGCAAGTTTAAAAAAGGTATCATAGGCCCTACGTTTGCCTATATGGTAATGGATATTGGTCTCAAACCTGCGCAGGTATTGCTTGATCTTTTTAGAAACGATCATACCGCCTATGGTAACTACCATATCTGGCTGCAAGGCTGCAATCTGATCATCGTCAAACTCAATAGGCGCTATCAAGGTGTCGATTCCCCAAACAATATTCTCGTGCACGATATTTGAGCTTACCTCACTCATCACCAACACACTGCCGTCTGCGGTCAAACGATCTATATCTTCCTTCTCAAATACTGGCGGATTGAGCGTCGAGAGAATAACAAGCTTACGTTTTGAATTGTTCCAATTTTCGTAAAATGTCGCTGGGATCTCGGTGGTCTCATCCTTAAGCACATCCATCACTTTCACGTCAATGGATGGCTGTTCTACCGTATTATACAGCGGTTCTTCAAACGGGACGTTAATGTGAACGGGACCGTGCTTTGAAATAGCTGTGTTGATCGCTTTATTGAGCTGCCGTTCGTTAGTAATCAAATATTCCTTCTGATCTGATCTGTTGATCATTTCCAATTGCGTATCAAACAAGATATGGTTTGCAAAAACATGTTTTTGGCGTATGGTCTGGCCATCGCCTATATCAATCTTGTGCGGTGGACGGTCAGCACTCAAAACAATTAATGGTATCTCACTATAGTAGGCCTCTGCCACCGCAGGATAATAATTGAGCAAAGCACTACCGCTGGTACAAAGCAGAACCGTTGGCTCCTGCAGCTGTTGCGCAATTCCCATGGCAAAATGCCCTGCACATCGCTCATCAACAATACTATAACAATTGAAAAATGAATCCTGAGAGAAACTAATGGTTAACGGAGCATTACGAGAACCTGGAGATATAATAATGTTTTTAATATCCCTTTTCTTGAATAACTGGATGATTTGCTGTGCGTGTAGAACGGATGTCATCATACATCAAAGGTAATAGACGCATGCACCTCTTCATACTGGATTAACAACATATTCTAAAAGGAATTCATAACAATTCTCATTAGAAAGAATTAAGCTATTAATTCATTGCAAAAAAAAGAAGAAACAAACATTTAGAAAAGAATATTGACGTTTCAGCAATTGAATCACAATAAGTTGTAATTTAATACCAATCATTGCCATGGTCTTGAATCTTCAATTATGATCGTACTTAAATATATCGCATTGTATTGCTACATTTTGTTTTACGAGATGCGTCGTACCGTAAAAAGTGCTGCCGGAATATTCTTGGGATAAGATTTTTGTGTCGTGTTTAAGTAATAATTCGCGCCATAGTCATCAACTTATTCTCGATTTCTTGAACCTCATCCTGTGGAATGCTCAACTCTGTAATACCACCGCCAGCATATAGATAAATATTTGATTTGTCAATTTCCAAGCACCTAAGGTTGACATAATAATCTGCTCGTCGCTCCACCGGATTTTGAATACCTATGTATCCTGTATAAAAACTGCGGTCATAGTTTTCATGGTTCCTGATGTAATCCAAAGCTGCTTGTCTGGGAAGACCACAAACTGCTGGAGTAGGATGCAATTCATTTACGACCTCATTAATTTTACCGTAATCAACAAGAACTTCTAGCGATGTTTTCAAGTGGAGTAAGGAACCTGCTTTGATAGTTTCGACATCTCCAACAACGGGTTTTTCACCAGTCACTTTTTCTAGTGCATTTGATATGAAATCAGTAACCAATTGCTGTTCGTTTTTCTCTTTGATTCCCCATGGTATTTTGGGATCGGCAAGAGCACTTTTTGTACCTGCCAACGACATGGTTTTGAGCAATCCATCTTTGTAGGAAACGAGCGTTTCTGGTGTAGCACCCAACCAAGTTCCAATAGATGGGTGATGGAAGAAATAACAATTAGCTTTAGGATATTCATCCAGCAAATTAGTAAGAATTTTTAGCGAATCAGTACTGCTAGAAACAGTGTGCTTCAAAGAGAGCACCACCTTTTTGAGTGCTCCATTTTTTAGCGATGTAACTGCACTTTGCACTCTGCTTTGGTGCTCCTTTTTTACATTTTCTGGCAAATTAACGGCAACACCATCTAAGGTTCTCCTTTTAATTTCCCATGAAAAGCTTTTCCTCACTTCACCAATGATATAAAACTGGTTTTCAGATGATAAAAATTTTGATAAAACCGCACAAGACATTGTGTCATGTGGCGTTTCATGTAATTTTTGGGAGTTTTGATGGAGTATTTCTACGTTGGATTCTCCACTTTTTCTTAAAAGTAAGAACGGCAGATTTTGATGTAGAAGTTCTTGTGTGTATGTGAGCAGGCTTTCGCGCAAGCGATATAAATTTAAGTGTTTTTCTTTAAAGCTATGGTCGTTAATTTACAGATGGAAATCAAACGTTCTTCCTCATCGGTAATCTTGATTTCCCATAGTTGGGTGGTTCGTCCCTTGTGTAGGAATCTAGCGGTGGCAAACACGTGTCCATCCACTTTAGATCGGGTATGATTGGCACTAATTTCCAACCCTCGAATGGCGAAAGAATCCGTGTCCAGAAATATATAACTTGCCGCACTACCTACAGACTCTGCCAGCGCCACGCTGGCACCTCCATGAAGTACACCGTCAGGCTGATGCACGCGTGAATTTACAGGCATTTTTGCCGTTAAAAAATCGGCACCTACATCGATGAATTCGATATCTAGCGTTTCCATAAGTGTGTTCTTACAAATGGCGTTACACTGCGATAGTATCTTTTGTTTGTCCATATCTTTATCAAAAATAAGCTATCAAATTGACTCTATGGTAAAGACGGTTTCTTACGTTCACACTAATTCCTATGAAGTATTATATCCTATTAGTAAAAGCACGAAAAACATTTGGATTTGTTTTCATGGCTTGGGCTACCTATCTCTATATTTTAAAAAATATTTCAAGGATCTCGATCCAGAAACAAATGCCGTTATCGTTCTACAGGCTCCTTCTAAATTCTATTTAGATAAGAAATTCAAACACGTCGGTGCCAGTTGGCTCACCAGAGTGGATACAGTTCAGGAAATGGACAACAACCTCCATTATATTGACGAGGTTATCAAGAATGAAAAGTTGGTAGGCGATCCACGTCTTATCCTTATGGGGTATTCCCAAGGTGTTTCCATTGCAACACGTTTCTTGAAGCACTATGCACAGCCTATAAAGGCACTCCTTATGCATAGCGGCAGCATACCTGATGAGTTAAGTGAGCAAGACGGTAAGCTCTTCAAGTCGATGACAGATCGCATCATCCATATTGTCGGAACTGAAGATGAGTACCTCACCGAAGAGCGTATAGAAAAAGAGCAGCAAAAGATCGACCTTTTATTTGGTGAAAAATGTGAGTTTCATCGACCAACGATCAAACATGAAGTAGCCTCAGATCTACTCATATCTATATCTAAAACACTATCCTAATGCAATTAATATTTGCCACGCATAACCCCAACAAGCTCCAAGAAGTGCAACAAATGATGCCCAGCAGCATTAAACTTTTGAGCCTTGAGGACGTCCAATTATTTGACGAAATTCCAGAGACGGCTGCCACAATTAAAGAAAATGCCATCCTTAAAACTGATTATATCAAAACTAGATTCGACCTTCCTGTTTTTGCAGACGATACCGGTTTGATTGTTCCCGCGCTTGCTGGCGATCCAGGTGTGCGATCTGCGAGATATGCCGGCGAGCATAAAAACAGCGAGGATAACATGGATCTACTGTTATCAAACCTTGAAGGCAAGGAAAACAGATCCGCCTATTTTTTGACCGTCATCTCACTGTATCTAAATGGCAAACAACACGTTTTTGAAGGACGCTGTGATGGCGAGATACTCGAGCATCGACAAGGCGACAAGGGATTTGGCTACGACCCCATTTTTAGACCTAATGGGTTTGATAAGAGTTTTGCGCAAATGGACATGGATCAAAAATCTGAGATTAGCCATCGTGGTAAGGCCCTTAAAAAGCTAATTAACTATTTAAATGGCATCAAAATTGACTAATTATCATTTTAGAACAATACACTTACCGTATTTTTATAGTCCCGTATGAAATCAATTAGACTAGTTGTTACTTTTTTAATCTTGGGTGCCTATTTAGGTTTCGCTCAAGCCGAAAACAACAACACCCAAAATACCTCGCAAAAAGCAACCATAGTCAATGGTAAAGTCCTCAATGCAAAGGACAACTCCATATTACAGGATGTGAATATTGTGAACCTCAACAAGGTCATAGGAACCATCACCAAACCTGACGGAACTTTTGAAATACGTGCCGCAGTAAATGACACGTTGTACTTTTCATATATTGGATTTCAAACCATCAACGTTAGAGTAACCGAAGACTGGATCAAATATGGTGATGTAACTATATCCATGACTGAAAAAGGAATCGCCCTAGAAGATGTTGTGGTGACCGATAATGGTCTTACTGGCTATCTTGAAATTGATGCCAAGCGCGCTCCTATTTACGCCACACGCAGATTCAGCATTAGTGGTTTACCAGAAGCCTATGAAGGCGGTAACAAAGCACCTGGTGCCGTAGAAAAAACATTGAACTCCATTTTCAACCCTGTAGACTTCTTGTTCAATACCTTCGGTAAAGAAGGGAAATCCTTGAGCAAAGTTCGCAGGATTAAAGAGCAGGACGAGATACGTAATTTACTGCAGTCTAAATATGATAGGGAAACCCTAGTCAACCTATTGCAAATGGACAAAATAAGTATTGACGCGATATTGAGAAACTGTCAATACTCAAAAGAATTTATAACCGGAGCAAACGACCTTCAAATCCTAGACGCCATTAGCGAGTGTTATGAGGAATACAAGGTGCTCAAGCAAAATTGAAAATTAATATATGATACGTAAAACTATTCTTATCGCATCGCTTGCGATTACTGCGCTTACCAGCTGCACCTCAACAAAAACCTCTAGTACAGAATCTACGGCGATGACTCCTGTAGATAATGAACCTAGAATGATGGAAGATGGTAAAAACCCATTAGTGGTGAAATACATGAACACCATCACCGCAGCCGAGCTTAAGGAACAGCTGTATGAGTACGCCAGCGATGATATGGAAGGTCGCATGACTGGAACTCCTGGACAAAGAAAAGCAGTTGAATACCTCAAAGGAAAGTATCAAGTAATGAACGTTCCTGGTGGCGCCCAAAACGGTGAGTATTTCCAAAGCATTCCTCAAGAGTTTTTTGGAAAGAGAGAAATCACTTCAGAAAATGTCTTAGCGTTTATCGAAGGTTCAGAAAAGCCAGAAGAAGTATTAGTCATTTCGGCGCATCTGGATCATGTTGGTACTCGTAATGGCGAAGTGTATAATGGAGCAGATGATGATGGTAGTGGTACCATCGCGCTTGTAGAGATCGCAGAGGCTTTTCAACAAGCTAAGGAAGAAGGAAACGGCCCTAAACGCTCTATTCTATTCCTGCACGTCACCGCAGAGGAAATAGGCTTGCAAGGAAGTAAATATTATGCTCAAAATCCAGTGTATCCGTTAGCTAATACCATCGCAGACCTTAATATTGATATGATAGGTCGTATCGATCCAGCAAGAGAAGCAAAAACCAATTACGTTTACCTTATCGGAAGTGATATGTTGAGCCAAGACCTACATGACATGAGTGAGAAGGCAAATAAGACGTATGTGAATATGGATCTTGACTACACCTATAACGGTAAAGATGATCCTAATCGTTTTTACTATAGATCTGACCATTATAGTTTTGCCGAGAAGAATGTTCCAGTAATCTTCTATTTCAATGGAACTCATGAAGATTACCACAAATCAAGCGACACACCAGACAAGATTGAATACGATTTGTACGCACAGCGCGCACAGTTGATTTTTGCAACCGCATGGGAATTGGCAAATGCAGACCAACGTCCAATGCTTAAATAAGCAAAATAGCTTTCCATAAAAAAACGCACCTCATGGGTGCGTTTTTTGTTTCTATGAAAATTGATTTCTTCTAAATCTTGAAGAACCTGTAGGATGATGATATGAATTTCGCTTTCGCGAAAGCGAACCTATAACAATCCTTTTAACTTTCTACACCAGCAAACTCTTGCTGTATCGCGACGCGCAACCTGCGGTAGTAATCCTCTTCTAACCAATCCTTGTAATTGTTGGTGTTGTTGATAATGCAATAGGAATAGCGGCGTATGCGGTCCTTAATATCTTCTTTGAGCAACTTTGCTAGGATACGAGCGTCAAACACGTCCTCGCTATTCTCGACACACCACTGGACGTGCTGCGCGATACTCTCATCAAGAACTTCTTTAGATTTTCGGTTTTCTTTAGTGATGCGCTTATAGGCACCACGAATGTCAAATGTAAAGTCTTTGGTATTGGGGAATTCTGCCTTGACGTCTTCTGGCATCTTGTAAACGAAATTGCGTTCAATCTCTTCGTCAGAAACAATGTTCTCCACATAGAAATCTGGAGATCTAAATACTTGCTGCCAGTCTACAGGCTCGTTCCAAAGTCCAAATCGAGCCACGTTGTTACCCAGATCTATGATCTGGAATTCTTCCTTATTCTTGTAGATACGTGATCCACGACCTATCATCTGGTAATATAGAGTCAACGATTTTGTCGCTCTATTCAAAATAATGGATTCCACAGATGGCTCATCAAAACCAGTGGTCAAAATACTTACCGAGGTCAAGATCGCATCTGGCTTTTTCTTGAACCACTTCAAGATTTCCTTACGTTCTTCCTTGTTATTGGTATTATCCAAATGTCTAATCTCCAGACCTGCTCTTCTAAAGGTATCCTCAACTTCCATACTGGTTCTAATACCATTATTAAAGATGAGCGTTTTCTTTCCCTTACTCGTTTCAAAGTAAGCCTGCAAGAGCTTGTCCTGCATGGAATGGTCTGTATAAAGCTTTTCACTGGACTTTACCGTATAATCTCCATTCATACCTATGGTGAGGCCACTCAAGCCTACATCATAGGTATGCGTTACCGCACGAGCAAGAAAACCATTGTCAACTAGGGATGTGATGCTGTCACCTACAATAAGTTCATCATAGTTATCCTTCATTGGGAGCTTGAAGTTGGAACTAAGCGGCGTCGCGGTAACACCTAGCATAAAACAGTGTTCAAAATACTTGAACAACTTACGGAAGCTATTATAGTGAGCCTCATCCACGATCACTAGGCCGATATCTTCCAGCTTAAGTTTATCGTCCTGAATACGATTGTTGAGGGTTTCCACCATCGCAACAAAACACTGATAATCCTTTTGATCATCCAGTTCCTTAACCTTGGAATTGATGATCTTGTTCTTGACCTGAAAGTTATCCAGGACTTTAGAAGTCTGCTTACACAACTCGATACGGTGTGTTAGGATGACAACCTTTTTGTTTTTTTGTTTAAGGTAACGCCTCACGATTTCTGAAAAGACCACGGTCTTTCCACCACCGGTAGGCAATTGATATAGAAGTTTGTAATCGTCTGGTTTCTCATCGATCCTATCAAAAATCTCACCCAGATCACGCTTTTGGTAATCGTAAAGTTTTTTGATTTTTGTATTGGATTCTTGCTGCATGGATGAAGTTATTTTTCAGTTTAGGGATTTGCAAAAATAGGGAATTTAAATCCTTTTGAAACTACCGTAAACGTTGACTTTTTAAATATTTTATATTGATGCGAATTTAACAATGTAAAGGGCTGCTTATTCCTATTTTTGCAAATTCCAACGTCGATTAAATGGGTTCTTCCAAAAACAAATTTCAGCCTCAACGAGCTCACCGGTATTATAAAATCACCGGGTTTTACTCCTTTGTGGTGGAAAGCATCAAAAAATCGATGCCACCAGTACTTATAGTCGTTGGTTTGCTGGTCATCTTTCATTTTGCAGTGATGCCCATTCCAGATGCACTGGAACTTGCCGTGGCAGAACTGCCTAATTATGGTGTCCTGGCCTTCTTCTTTCTATCTGAAACTCTATTAGGTTTAATCCCACCAGAACTTTTTATCGCATGGGCTGGCAAGACAGCAGATCCAGCGCTCAACCTGTTTTTTATCGCACTACTCTCCTATCTAGGCGGTATGTGCTCCTATTTTATAGGTAGATGGTCGCTCAAGATCCCGGCGATACATAACTACCTGGAAATCAAAATGG is from Nonlabens sp. YIK11 and encodes:
- a CDS encoding PQQ-dependent sugar dehydrogenase, which codes for MRILLALSALLILSTSCKKAFSETKDADSLAASSLEAPYVTNDSVNQKVPKVDGIPLIEDQKNYTLTPVVEGLNNPWGMDWLPNGDLVYTEKEGKMFRFDGTTSIEIQNVPEVYIRGQGGLLDVMVHPDFDVNNIIFISYASSIGDEDGGNTAIASAVLNNDKLTNLKVLYKAVPNTKKGQHFGSRFAWGNDNKLYFSIGERGERDVNPQDITRDGGKIYRINDDGSIPEDNPFVGITDAKTAAYTYGNRNPQGLLKHPVTGEIIAHEHGPRGGDEINIIKAGVNYGWPVISYGINYSGSKFTEITEKEGMAQPIYYWVPSIAPSGFAVINDASYEDWNGNFLVGSLKFQYLEMLYMDGHQVTKREKLVDGLGRLRNVKIGPDNQIYIGVEGKGIYKISR
- a CDS encoding c-type cytochrome — translated: MNKILSIIILSLLFTSCGNEAKKETTAATTVTKAEPLDPLEESVKRGREIYSELCVTCHLPNGKGVPGAFPPLNPSDWLTKKRTESIHAVKYGLKGEIVVNGDPYNSVMLPLGLDDQEVADVMNYTIQTWNKGDMVTMEEVAAVEKE
- a CDS encoding DUF2853 family protein yields the protein MSKFDEKLEKYVASYKEHVGGSLDEELLKKVTKGLGPSIYNRDAETVSAEKSEMERVVANYLQKKLGLSGDNLMASVEAVIEKYGKSNRSKYRAVVYYMLCVHHGKQSVYN
- the menD gene encoding 2-succinyl-5-enolpyruvyl-6-hydroxy-3-cyclohexene-1-carboxylic-acid synthase translates to MMTSVLHAQQIIQLFKKRDIKNIIISPGSRNAPLTISFSQDSFFNCYSIVDERCAGHFAMGIAQQLQEPTVLLCTSGSALLNYYPAVAEAYYSEIPLIVLSADRPPHKIDIGDGQTIRQKHVFANHILFDTQLEMINRSDQKEYLITNERQLNKAINTAISKHGPVHINVPFEEPLYNTVEQPSIDVKVMDVLKDETTEIPATFYENWNNSKRKLVILSTLNPPVFEKEDIDRLTADGSVLVMSEVSSNIVHENIVWGIDTLIAPIEFDDDQIAALQPDMVVTIGGMIVSKKIKQYLRRFETNIHYHIGKRRAYDTFFKLAAHIKIAPRKWLQSLPAQTQPSNYQEQWLNHFKDYLSKRPAYFDKIGWSDMKVFELLFEHLPDDIVLQLGNSSTIRYAQLFKMNATHRIFSNRGTSGIDGCTSTAIGAAVGSGMPTFLITGDLSFFYDSNGLWNNYTPKDFKIILINNSGGGIFRILPGEKQEDYFSTYFETTHHLDASNLCAMHGFGYTKIDDEFAFAKAYQQFIHTNTAPQLLEIQTPREINDKILLDYFKFLR
- a CDS encoding chorismate-binding protein, which translates into the protein MRESLLTYTQELLHQNLPFLLLRKSGESNVEILHQNSQKLHETPHDTMSCAVLSKFLSSENQFYIIGEVRKSFSWEIKRRTLDGVAVNLPENVKKEHQSRVQSAVTSLKNGALKKVVLSLKHTVSSSTDSLKILTNLLDEYPKANCYFFHHPSIGTWLGATPETLVSYKDGLLKTMSLAGTKSALADPKIPWGIKEKNEQQLVTDFISNALEKVTGEKPVVGDVETIKAGSLLHLKTSLEVLVDYGKINEVVNELHPTPAVCGLPRQAALDYIRNHENYDRSFYTGYIGIQNPVERRADYYVNLRCLEIDKSNIYLYAGGGITELSIPQDEVQEIENKLMTMARIIT
- a CDS encoding hotdog fold thioesterase; the encoded protein is MDKQKILSQCNAICKNTLMETLDIEFIDVGADFLTAKMPVNSRVHQPDGVLHGGASVALAESVGSAASYIFLDTDSFAIRGLEISANHTRSKVDGHVFATARFLHKGRTTQLWEIKITDEEERLISICKLTTIALKKNT
- a CDS encoding alpha/beta hydrolase; protein product: MVKTVSYVHTNSYEVLYPISKSTKNIWICFHGLGYLSLYFKKYFKDLDPETNAVIVLQAPSKFYLDKKFKHVGASWLTRVDTVQEMDNNLHYIDEVIKNEKLVGDPRLILMGYSQGVSIATRFLKHYAQPIKALLMHSGSIPDELSEQDGKLFKSMTDRIIHIVGTEDEYLTEERIEKEQQKIDLLFGEKCEFHRPTIKHEVASDLLISISKTLS
- a CDS encoding non-canonical purine NTP diphosphatase, translating into MQLIFATHNPNKLQEVQQMMPSSIKLLSLEDVQLFDEIPETAATIKENAILKTDYIKTRFDLPVFADDTGLIVPALAGDPGVRSARYAGEHKNSEDNMDLLLSNLEGKENRSAYFLTVISLYLNGKQHVFEGRCDGEILEHRQGDKGFGYDPIFRPNGFDKSFAQMDMDQKSEISHRGKALKKLINYLNGIKID
- a CDS encoding carboxypeptidase-like regulatory domain-containing protein, yielding MKSIRLVVTFLILGAYLGFAQAENNNTQNTSQKATIVNGKVLNAKDNSILQDVNIVNLNKVIGTITKPDGTFEIRAAVNDTLYFSYIGFQTINVRVTEDWIKYGDVTISMTEKGIALEDVVVTDNGLTGYLEIDAKRAPIYATRRFSISGLPEAYEGGNKAPGAVEKTLNSIFNPVDFLFNTFGKEGKSLSKVRRIKEQDEIRNLLQSKYDRETLVNLLQMDKISIDAILRNCQYSKEFITGANDLQILDAISECYEEYKVLKQN
- a CDS encoding M28 family metallopeptidase, with the translated sequence MRKTILIASLAITALTSCTSTKTSSTESTAMTPVDNEPRMMEDGKNPLVVKYMNTITAAELKEQLYEYASDDMEGRMTGTPGQRKAVEYLKGKYQVMNVPGGAQNGEYFQSIPQEFFGKREITSENVLAFIEGSEKPEEVLVISAHLDHVGTRNGEVYNGADDDGSGTIALVEIAEAFQQAKEEGNGPKRSILFLHVTAEEIGLQGSKYYAQNPVYPLANTIADLNIDMIGRIDPAREAKTNYVYLIGSDMLSQDLHDMSEKANKTYVNMDLDYTYNGKDDPNRFYYRSDHYSFAEKNVPVIFYFNGTHEDYHKSSDTPDKIEYDLYAQRAQLIFATAWELANADQRPMLK
- a CDS encoding DEAD/DEAH box helicase, with translation MQQESNTKIKKLYDYQKRDLGEIFDRIDEKPDDYKLLYQLPTGGGKTVVFSEIVRRYLKQKNKKVVILTHRIELCKQTSKVLDNFQVKNKIINSKVKELDDQKDYQCFVAMVETLNNRIQDDKLKLEDIGLVIVDEAHYNSFRKLFKYFEHCFMLGVTATPLSSNFKLPMKDNYDELIVGDSITSLVDNGFLARAVTHTYDVGLSGLTIGMNGDYTVKSSEKLYTDHSMQDKLLQAYFETSKGKKTLIFNNGIRTSMEVEDTFRRAGLEIRHLDNTNNKEERKEILKWFKKKPDAILTSVSILTTGFDEPSVESIILNRATKSLTLYYQMIGRGSRIYKNKEEFQIIDLGNNVARFGLWNEPVDWQQVFRSPDFYVENIVSDEEIERNFVYKMPEDVKAEFPNTKDFTFDIRGAYKRITKENRKSKEVLDESIAQHVQWCVENSEDVFDARILAKLLKEDIKDRIRRYSYCIINNTNNYKDWLEEDYYRRLRVAIQQEFAGVES
- a CDS encoding YqaA family protein; this encodes MPPVLIVVGLLVIFHFAVMPIPDALELAVAELPNYGVLAFFFLSETLLGLIPPELFIAWAGKTADPALNLFFIALLSYLGGMCSYFIGRWSLKIPAIHNYLEIKMAKQLIMARKWGGILIAVGALLPLPFSIGSLVAGMLRYPFKYWVVIGLLRFLRFALYGAAIFSVV